The DNA sequence CAAACAGCTCAGAGACTCAGGCTTCAAACTCAGGCTTAACCCTCTGTCCATacttgttcttcatcttctcatcAAAGTCTTTAGCCTTAATCTCTGCAATTTTTTCAGCATTGGCCATGGACTCCTCTTGAACCTTGGCAATGCGCTGACTCCTCTTCTTCGTCATGGCCTCTCTCTCGGCTTCCAATCCCTCATACTCTCTCACCCAGCAGCTCTGCACCGCACAGCTCAACATCAACACCACCATCTGCATCATCAGCATTGCCATCAAAACCCCGCATTCCAACCTCACCAATAGTTTGGCCTCTTTCAGGTCCCTGGGGGACTTGAGCATCAAAAGGGTAGCACGCTCTTTGGTAAACAAGGCCAGTATGCCAAGAATTTGTCCGATCAACGACGCGAGGAGAAGTGAGACGTGGGTTATGAAGCAGAGGTGAGAGTAGAAGCTTACGAATGAAGAGAGCAGTGAGATTCCGGAAATCATGAGGAATGCCATACCCATTGAAGTTGGGGGCATTCGGAGGAGGATGGTGGGGACTAGAGATGCGACAGAGAGAATGAAGAGGATGAAATTCAAGCATGCCAGGAGGAGATTTGGGAAGGAACAAGAGCTCCTAAGATTGGATTTCGAGGAAGACATTCTGGGATTCGTGTTTGAATTGCTTCAGAATCTGAAATGTGTTTTTGGTTTGTAAGTAGGATGGGGAagattttgaatatatatatgacGATGCAGTAGCATTTGGCCGTTGAGTCCGCAACGGCTAGGTTTGTGATGACCCACATTTGTCCTCGAAGTATGATATGTTCCTAATTCCCAAGTTCCCTCCTCTAGGTTTTAAATTCTAAAGGCCCACAGTAATTATCAGATATTGCCCTATCTGTTTGATAAGGTTAAAAACTTGAACTACAATTACAGAGAAAACAAACGGTAAAAACACTTGAAAACTTTTAACTGCTTAAATTTAAACATCATTTACATGATGACCCCATATTGAATGATCATTGAAAACACTAACAAGCTTGAGGCGTGATAGTATAACGAAGGTCACTCCATTTTTTGAGGAATGGTGTGCTCACTGCAATGAGTGGTTTCATCTGTTTCAGTCCTCTGCTGGCTCCtggtgaagaaagaaaaatgcacTCAAAAATCAAAGATAACTATAGAAGTTATTTTGTACAGTTTCAACATAAGTACATTTTCAAAACTGGATTTTAATGTTGTCATTTTCATGTACATCTCATCTCCTACATCagataaaatttcagctatCATCTTTTAGGTCGTGAAAGTCAATAATAGTTATACCTGGTCATTATAGTCGTATAGATCGGGTGTATCATTGTGAGTTAGAATGCCCTTATCATTGTGCGTTAGAATGCCCTCAACTCTGTCCAGTGATGCTTCCAATTTCCCACTACTCATGTTAAACAATGCTTCGCCAGTACCCAGAGCCCTGATCATTTCAATATTCAACCACGAAGCACCATTAATCATCACAAATCAACAGTTGATGAGGAACAAGACATTACAGTATGTAATTTTAAGAAACAACAAGTTTATATTAATCAAAAAAGGACCATGAAAAATGAATACAGTTTGGCTTTATGATGTACAGTGGTGACCGGACATCTTGCCTTCCGCAATTCTTCTTGcttgtaattttcattttaaTCAATGACTTGATGTTTCTCACTAAAGTAGatataataaaaatgaaatgctAATAAAGATCTATCTTGAGAACTATCTTTAAGTGAGAGTACATCGAATTTGACATTTATATGGCCACATAACTCTTACATTCCTAAATGCACACAAGAGTAAGCAACTTACCCAGTAACTTCTGGAAGTACATAATCCGCCCTCCACCCAAAGCGCAAATCTACACCAGGGCATACGCCAAGTGATGTCTTATTCCGAATCCGAGATATGCCATCTCCACCAAAACATGTAGTAAGCTTCCATTTCCATCCAGTTGCATTCATTCGAAAATTATGGCCAACGCCAACCTGTTCGTTCCAACAGTTTGTAGTGTGATTACTACAACAATTTAACAAATATGGCTTGGTGCAGGAAAGTAGGCGTGCATGCAGAATAGTATGATTACTGAAAGATTAAAGATTATCAACTCCTATTAAAGTTGGTAAGTTAAGCAATATCCGTGAGATGGTGTAAAGGGCCTGGAATTTACTTTGATAATGCAGGGAAGTACTGTATCAGACTGAAAGCATCAAACCTGAAGATTTAGAAAGTTAGTTAGAGGAATCTTCTTGGAAAGAACACGGACATCTTGACGGATAGGCTCATAGATGAACTTCCACCTCCGATCCGGAGCTAAGGGCTTTAACACAATCTTTGCTTGATACTCATTGATTGGAGCATTATAGAACTGAACCAAAAGGACCACATCAATAGTTGAAGATGCTAGGACAACCATACATTACAGCAGCTAATATTTAACAACTTATACACGATGACTACACAAATTCCAATCTACAATGCCAAACATTCAATGTGATGAAGCCAAAACACTACCGAAAACACAATCATGTTATCTACAAAAAACAGAACTAGAAGTAAAAAATTTCTTTTGTCATATTATACACGCTTCAAAAGAAGCATCCTCAAACTAAATGAAGCTGAGATTTCCATACAGAGTGATCCTCATGGTTTTACTATCCCAGACCAAAATAGTGTTAACAGGCACCAGAAATTTGCATTAGGCTTTTCATAACAAACCTATCCAGTTGTAAACAAAGCTTAATTCAAACCCCATACACAAATAATGGACAGGATTGCCTAACTGGCCCAGGAAAAACGTAACCATCACTGGGATAGAGTAAACCCATCAAGCAAACCTTCGTATTTAACATATCAAACACAGAATTGAGCATTATTTATCAAAAATTCCAAACCTGGCGAACTGGGCACATAATAGAACAGTTCAGAAACATgaaagaaatagaatttatatACCTCCAAATTGAGACCGACCCTTAAACCCTGTAGTTCTTTCCTGAACTTGAGAAACAACTCTGATGGTATCAAATTGATACTGTAAAGCTCTTCCCACGAGCTgggttcttcatcaccattagAATTCCTATCCATTTTTCGAACAATCACGACTATAAAGAACAAGTCTTTAAGGGGTTTTGAATAAACGCAGAACCGAGTGACCGAGTGAAGCTAAACTTGTTCTGGGAATTAGATACGTCCAATGAAGCTAAACAAATGGGCCATGTTCCATAATTAGGTTTATCCGTTTATGGTCCATTTGGGTCGATTATACTGGCCCACCTAAGCTTTCAGTGTGTTTATTGAAACTTCAGAGATGTGAACCTAATCAAAGATTTATGTTCCATTTGAGTTTAGGGAAGTGATCATCCCATGTACAGCGGTGTTTGGCCCTTGAGCGATTACAAACAGAGTACTaaggttgtccatttttaaaaTTAAGCTATTACAATCCAACTAATTTTATTTCTAGTGTCAAATGATTTGACGTTATTACAATTCTTATGAAAGTGTTGTGGATGTTGAAAGAtcgatagttttttttttagtcaataAAGATCGATAGTTTAATTTCATTCATTATCGTGAGAATGAGAATTGATATTGCAAACTTTGTTTACACACTTGGATAGGGTATCAACTCAATCCAAATTGAAATTGCAAGTTTTCTTTAGAGTTTAGACTATGACCTTCCAAGTTACTTGATGACCCAAACAAGACCTATAGAATAAAGTTAGTCACCCATTAAAAGGGTGTCACTTATAGTAGTCTTGGACTGCAATTATTTGTTCATTACTAATCCCAAACTCATCATTAAGTAAACTTGAAGATATTAGTTTCTTAAAATTTCGAAAAGAGTTGGGATCCCAGATTATGACTCAAATATAGCAGCGCATTTCCATACCAATAAGACTTGCGATATCTTACTACTCTCTCCCTTTGTTAAGTATCCATCTTAAGATCAAGTCTCTACATAAAATAGGTAACTAATCTCCATTGTAATTGTTTGTATGATATCCAAACGATATGAAGAAGCTAATGAATTGCAGTTAACAGTATTTAAGTTTATACATATGGTTTTTCACTGAACACTTTGACATGATATGAAGTTATGAACCAACAATGAAGTGACATTATGTAAAATTATGACATATAGACGGTGTACTTCTGTTGGAAACCTAAGAACTAAAAAGGAACATAGATATTGATGTGTAATCGAGTTGGTCAAGGGAATTCGAGTTGGTCAAGGGAATTCAAGCTTATATCAGTTTAGGATGATTCACACTCAAAAATATACGTACATATATTGtgtgtatgtttttttttcagagTCAGCAATTAGCATTATAATTGGTAACAAGAACTAATTTTCATAGATTTATCCACACATATTTGGCACACGAGTCACGTTTTAAAATCTTATCTCCGCATATAGACATCGTAACGTAAAAGAACATAAAGTGATAAAGACTCTACAATAAACGGACATTAGTATGACGGAATCATTTAACGTGTCAAATCTATATAAGATAATGTCATCTCGATCGATCACGTGACATGATTCAAAACAATCGATGCGTATCTTGTACATTGCATATCTTTCTCAGTACTAATTGCCAAGAAGATCCCTACTTCCCCAAGATTGAGTCGTGAATCTCATTTATTCAACACAGATACACCATACAAAGATCGTCACAGAGAACAAACCATAACCTGCACAAACTATGAACGCCACGTGAGTCGCGATCTAATTTCTCACTTATTTTAACAGAAATCCACCATAGAAAGATCCCCACAGAAAAACAAACTATGATCAAAGGTTTTGAGGCCACATCATGGGTGGAACCGAAGGAGCCCTTGTGCGTCTTGCCACATATTTTCTCACCCATACATGCTTCCCACTTATGGTGAACTTTGCCTTGCTCATACCATTGAGTATGGCTTCAACAGTATTAGCAGAATAAAACACAATTATCCCATACAGTGCTTGCTCAAAAGGCTGCACTTCCTGCATCTGCAAAGACTCAATGCAATCTCCATAAAGTCTAGTAAAGAACTGTATCACCTCAAACTCATGAACTGGGTACCCCTTAGAGAATGTGACAAACATGGTCCTATCCTGTGGTGGCACCTCGTTTCTTCTCACCGGCGGTGGCTGTTGGCGAATATTGGAAGGTGATAGCATCCCCTGGCTTTGATTTGCTGCTGTTGCGTTCTGATAAGCAAGGTTATTTCTTTCAATGGCATGTGCCATGATGTCACTTAAAGCTTTGACGCACACATCCCTGCCAACTTCGGCGATACCCATGGCAGCAACCAGGCGGTGTTCATAGAAGAAGTGGACAGAAATTTCTCTGGTCATAAAGGCTTGTAGGAGTGGAATGTCATAGCTTTCGGATAAGTAGGAGAAAAGGGTTCCATTGATGGCATTGAGGCATGTGACTGTCTCATCTGCTAGTTCATTGATCAAGATGAGAGGTAAAGCCAGCATCCTCTTCACAACATTTCGAAACCCCAACTTCTCCAGCCAGAGCCACAAGGCCATAACCTTCATAGACTCCACTGGATCGCGACAGAGAAGGATCACCAGAATGCTGTAGAGCTCTCTGTCCATTGCATGAAATAGGTACACCTCCTGTTTCGTCAAAAAAGAAGGTACCGAGTTTGAAGCCATAATGTTGCACCAATTAATTGTACTAGAACctgcaaaaaaattaaaaatcagctgaataaaagagaaacaaagaagaaaacacACTGGAGTTAAGAAAGAAAcctctaccttttttttttttttttgtctctatgGTCTAAGAAGCCTGGTTCATTACAATAGGCACTGACACACCAGCAACAATAGGGACTTTGGTCTCGTCCTATGAAGCCTGGTTCATTTAAAGGGAATAGTATCAGTCCAAAACTGTAAACTGATGCTGAGCTGCTGTCATTATGGTATTCTTATCAATTTGTTTTGCTAATTTGGATGCTTTTGTTGGTTTAAAATATCACTTTAAGCAAGAGGTCATTTATGGCAAACACACCATAAATGTGTTGAAGGCATCTTTGCATGGCAACTTTAAGCCTGGTGTCACTAATCCTTCAACTAGTTTCTGAGGATTGTATATTTGGCATTGAGGAAATCTCGCAATGCCATTGTTGAGTCTGACACTTTAGTCCGTTTAATTGCTCATTACTGCTTTTTATCTCTTTGGTCAAAATCTGAGTTTATCAGTTTCTGCATGCACCTACCTCTTTAACACTTTGCAAAGGTAGTTCAAGTTAATTGTCTGCTTCCTCCGCAGCAGATTTATTTATAAAACCACGATCTGATGAAATAGTGTGGTTTCCTGTTTATGGGGCCTAAAGCGGGTTCAGGATTATATGTAATAGTTCCTAGGTTCGATACTTCCTAATGTGAAGAGAAAATAGCGCACTTTCAGAAAACTCGGTTGCAACTGAGTTTATAATCAAAAGCATGCCCATATCAGAGGTTTGCAGTTAGGGATATGTTCACAAACAGTGTATGAAGTATTGATgattctacactttggtgtatgaactttgaaAACTATCAAATTAGTGTATGAACTTTGCATTTCAACATCATTTTATAGGTTAACACCGTTAAGTTTTTGCATGCAAAAGTTAAccgaaaaataatttttttttataactgttCTAGGAGATATTTAACGGAAAAGTTAACAGTCTACACTAAAGTGAAATATTTGAGCAAACTTGATATACCATTgtgatatatataaaaattgatataCCAAAATGTAGAAATGCCAATAGTTGGTACATGGTCTGTGATGTTTTCCCTGCAGTTATGAAAAATTAATCACCCGGGAGCATTGCTGCGCATGATCCGATTAAGGTTGACGAGCACAGTGGACCTTTCAAATTTTTACTGATGTTAATCTGAACGTGTGTTTAGTACAGTAGGGCATGTTTCCAAAATTTGGGACAAGAAACATAAATTTTGATACTCTGTATAATACAATGCCATCATTATAGTCATTAAGCATTTAAGCTCATTACATATCAACTAAAGCCTATATGTGGAAACACTGATTAATTTTCAAGATGACCGGACGTGGTCTGCAGATGGGAATGAAACTTCAACTTCAACTTCACCAGCATTCTTCCAGAATCAGGAAAACGAAACATGAAGCTAAAATGTTAATGTGGATTGTTGTCCATGTCCCCGTTACAAATTTCAAAGCCAGTAATGTTGGCTGTTGGTGCAGCGGCGCATTGTAGATCAGACAGTGAGAATGATCGCCAAGGAGCATTTCGTTGAGGAGGAGAAGGCGGTGAAGAATCTGATGACCCATTACCAGGTGATCTTTTACGGTGCGGATGTAGAGGAGGACGACAAGAAAAGGGTGAAGGTGAAATAGACTTGGAATCGTCCCCACTGTTAGAGCCGCTAAGAGTCTCCCCATCAAGATATATGCCTCGACTAGAGCTAGCTGATCTCCTTATCCCACCACCACTATTCTTCAGATCCCGGAAATAAGTATTGGCCAACAGATTCTTGCGCTTCTTGTTATAAGGATTTACTGGCTTCGCAAGCTCCTGAACAGTAGAAACAGATGACGCATCTGCTAAGCTCGTGAAAGACTTTGATTTACCATTATAGAACTTAGATATTCCTCTCCTGAAATGAGACAGAATATAATACTATAAGAGATCAAATGCATAAAAAATGACAGCATAAGATGTGTGTTTTGTCCAATCACTCTTGTCTAGTTGTCTATATGTTTCTCAAGCTTGAAATTTGTACTTAATGATCTTAAAACTCATCTAAAGCATGTAGAAATTAGCTCCTACAAGAAGAGATCCCCTATAATAGCATCTGATTATTTTGAATGAACTGGCTTCCTTCAGAATCTTACAAAATGCTGTTGACTTTAAACTTGAGAGCAATTGCTCTCATTTTCCTTCAACCTCATCCATTCATTTAGGTCTAAATCTCCAAAGCAAATTATAAAACTTGAATTTAATGAGATTTTAGTACCTAAAGGGTTACTAACTCAatctttcttctctttcaaaAGAAAAGGATGCAACACACTGATTGATAAAACATTAATCCAGGTGCTCCTCTGTGGATAGACTTCAAGCACGTCCAAAATATGACCTTGACAAATTTGACATAGAAGCTTACCGAGTATAAGAACAAACCAACATATAATGAAAGCATCGCCTTCATTTTTTAATACCCTCAAAGTTATTCTAAAAGATATGTATGGTTGCTGAGGACACTGGAAAACTAGAAAAGCTGAACTTAAACATGTTACCCATCACTGGATGATTCGTAAAAGACCAAAAACAAAGCCCAAGGAAGAgacaaaagtcaaaacaaaaacaaaccccAAATGAACCTTAGACAGAAACAATAACGTGCTTTGATCAACTTCCCTTGGGACTTCTCACAACACAACAATAACAACGGCATCCAGAAGGCTCAAACATAGAAAATTCTTCTCATTCCCTCTAGTTTCACGAAGACTAAACAAAACATATACAAGCAAATCCAAATTTCTGATGAAGTTGTGAGCTTTCTATTCTAAATATCCAATACAAATATTTGAGGTTTGAGTACATATTGAATCATGAACAAAGAAATACACCATCTAATAATTCCTCAAAGTCAAGTTTTTATTCAATAAGAACTAGTAATATGCTAAGCAAGCAAGCATTAAACTATTACCCCAACCAATACTAGCCAGTAactacttcttttctttcttgtttcaaATCCCATTTGGGGCTTTCTGTATAATATGGAATCACTAACAAAGAAAACCCACAAGCTAGTAACTCTTTTAAACCAGGTCTTTATCTAACAAACACCTCTAACATGCTAAGCAACCAATAAAGCATCAAACTTTTAACCCAATTCCAAAACCCAATTCACTAATTCAGCAAACCAACAACACCAAgcaatcaaaatccaaattaaatcaaAACCCAACTAAGAACAAAGTACCAACTAACTTACTTGACAGGCAAAACCTCCTCAAGCTGGTCCATGGTGTCCAAAGGCCCTTTAAACGAGCTCTGAACCTCACCCTCCTCAC is a window from the Rosa chinensis cultivar Old Blush chromosome 2, RchiOBHm-V2, whole genome shotgun sequence genome containing:
- the LOC112183593 gene encoding uncharacterized protein LOC112183593 gives rise to the protein MSSSKSNLRSSCSFPNLLLACLNFILFILSVASLVPTILLRMPPTSMGMAFLMISGISLLSSFVSFYSHLCFITHVSLLLASLIGQILGILALFTKERATLLMLKSPRDLKEAKLLVRLECGVLMAMLMMQMVVLMLSCAVQSCWVREYEGLEAEREAMTKKRSQRIAKVQEESMANAEKIAEIKAKDFDEKMKNKYGQRVKPEFEA
- the LOC112188230 gene encoding uncharacterized protein LOC112188230: MDRNSNGDEEPSSWEELYSINLIPSELFLKFRKELQGLRVGLNLEFYNAPINEYQAKIVLKPLAPDRRWKFIYEPIRQDVRVLSKKIPLTNFLNLQVGVGHNFRMNATGWKWKLTTCFGGDGISRIRNKTSLGVCPGVDLRFGWRADYVLPEVTGALGTGEALFNMSSGKLEASLDRVEGILTHNDKGILTHNDTPDLYDYNDQEPAED
- the LOC112191016 gene encoding uncharacterized protein LOC112191016, with the protein product MASNSVPSFLTKQEVYLFHAMDRELYSILVILLCRDPVESMKVMALWLWLEKLGFRNVVKRMLALPLILINELADETVTCLNAINGTLFSYLSESYDIPLLQAFMTREISVHFFYEHRLVAAMGIAEVGRDVCVKALSDIMAHAIERNNLAYQNATAANQSQGMLSPSNIRQQPPPVRRNEVPPQDRTMFVTFSKGYPVHEFEVIQFFTRLYGDCIESLQMQEVQPFEQALYGIIVFYSANTVEAILNGMSKAKFTISGKHVWVRKYVARRTRAPSVPPMMWPQNL
- the LOC112187874 gene encoding uncharacterized protein LOC112187874, which gives rise to MSIALDRNGNSGNGMIPRSGRFIHGMPCISIYDTKGFGQDRRLELEEDSSSSRSSSVGNNSDESNGSSEGEEGEVQSSFKGPLDTMDQLEEVLPVKRGISKFYNGKSKSFTSLADASSVSTVQELAKPVNPYNKKRKNLLANTYFRDLKNSGGGIRRSASSSRGIYLDGETLSGSNSGDDSKSISPSPFSCRPPLHPHRKRSPGNGSSDSSPPSPPQRNAPWRSFSLSDLQCAAAPTANITGFEICNGDMDNNPH